Proteins encoded by one window of Oreochromis niloticus isolate F11D_XX linkage group LG17, O_niloticus_UMD_NMBU, whole genome shotgun sequence:
- the LOC109195052 gene encoding uncharacterized protein LOC109195052 — protein MELVKNYVKKAMPSLSSDQMDTLMAKLEELGVLSVDDLSLVDPEDIKDTLPFIQCKRFVRAVKALEADSQTPPRFTRPGPSSTPEPQRFQLPSTPPETTDSPSQDTYSVPWHKFPSKVMDELREKKYIMGKDRREMVRIVAEDYLHKHPGRPGRQKLRELASMIVGQYPASFKLTEPFGNKPFAKDGSETLFRQLEHRIENMKRPQSSLKRQAGGENSTKKRPRNSDLYGCVAWDPIIEGAVCREDLLSKRDELKRAFQTQDLQESSVRKLMTETYPIQREILNDDDTTIAVVKDEWPFLFEVPHLFDHASKLLGFSVQNKLAQELSKKEKGINDFLDSKGMKTGEGPIQLICGISKYFKEDSYKLFHKKEISADPEVELPVTPCILIRGDQQFKIAVDGSMTTSPLPLWP, from the exons ATGGAACTTGTGAAAAACTATGTCAAGAAAGCAATGCCATCGCTCAGTAGCGATCAGATGGATACACTCATGGCTAAACTGGAGGAATTAGGAGTTCTCTCTGTAGATGACCTGAGCCTTGTGGACCCGGAGGACATTAAAGACACTCTGCCATTCATTCAGTGCAAAAGATTCGTCAGAGCTGTCAAAGCATTGGAAGCAG ATTCACAAACTCCACCGCGGTTCACCCGGCCTGGCCCCTCATCAACACCTGAACCACAGAGGTTTCAGCTGCCCTCAACACCACCTGAGACAACCGACTCCCCATCCCAAGACACATATTCTGTACCATGGCATAAATTTCCCTCAAAAGTCATGGATGAGTTGCGTGAAAAAAAGTACATAATGGGGAAAGACAGACGAGAGATGGTTCGGATCGTCGCTGAAGATTACCTCCATAAACACCCAGGAAGACCTGGTAGACAAAAGCTGAGGGAACTTGCCAGTATGATTGTAGGACAATATCCTGCCTCCTTCAAGCTGACAGAGCCGTTTGGAAACAAACCTTTTGCAAAAGATGGTTCTGAAACTCTCTTTCGTCAGCTGGAACACAGAATTGAAAATATGAAGAGGCCACAAAGCTCACTGAAGAGGCAAGCAGGGGGTGAAAATTCAACAAAGAAAAGGCCCAGGAATTCAGATCTGTATGGATGTGTGGCGTGGGATCCAATCATTGAGGGGGCCGTGTGTAGAGAAGACCTGCTGTCTAAACGAGATGAGTTGAAACGTGCCTTTCAAACCCAGGATCTTCAG GAGTCATCTGTTCGAAAATTGATGACTGAAACATATCCCATTCAGCGTGAAATCCTCAACGATGATGATACCACTATTGCCGTTGTAAAGGACGAGTGGCCGTTCCTGTTTGAAGTTCCTCACCTGTTTGATCATGCATCTAAACTCCTTGGCTTCTCTGTACAAAACAAGCTGGCACAG GAActttccaaaaaagaaaaggggatcAATGACTTCCTTGACTCCAAAGGGATGAAGACGGGCGAAGGTCCAATACAGCTCATCTGTGGCATTTCAAAATACTTCAAGGAAGACTCTTATAAACTCTTCCACAAAAAAGAG ATCTCTGCAGATCCTGAAGTCGAACTCCCAGTGACCCCATGCATCCTAATCAGAG GTGACCAGCAATTCAAGATTGCTGTTGATGGGTCAATGACCACATCACCTCTCCCATTGTGGCCTTGA